The Nocardioides sp. S-1144 genome includes a region encoding these proteins:
- a CDS encoding nitroreductase has translation MEFTELMAERWSCRAFRPEAVEEEVLRGIFATAQQTASWCNTQPWGVHLLSGDSAQWFGKELSEHVVANASPEQQSPDLDLPAAYTGVYRERRREAGYALYESLGIERSDLGRRAEQMLLNYTFFGAPHVAIITSDRAQGTYGALDCGGYVANLMNAALDVGVASIAQGAIGMYAGAVRELLGLDDDRVVVCGVSLGRPDEEHPVNTFRTSRAALEDLVTVVERP, from the coding sequence ATGGAGTTCACCGAGCTGATGGCCGAGCGCTGGAGCTGCCGGGCCTTCCGCCCCGAGGCGGTCGAGGAGGAGGTCCTGCGGGGGATCTTCGCGACCGCGCAGCAGACGGCGTCCTGGTGCAACACGCAGCCGTGGGGCGTGCACCTCCTCAGCGGCGACAGTGCGCAGTGGTTCGGCAAGGAGCTGTCGGAGCACGTGGTCGCGAACGCCTCCCCCGAGCAGCAGAGCCCCGACCTCGACCTGCCCGCGGCCTACACCGGCGTCTACCGGGAGCGCCGCCGCGAGGCCGGCTACGCGCTCTACGAGAGCCTCGGCATCGAGCGCTCCGACCTCGGCCGGCGCGCCGAGCAGATGCTGCTCAACTACACCTTCTTCGGCGCCCCGCACGTCGCGATCATCACCTCCGACCGCGCCCAGGGCACCTACGGCGCCCTCGACTGCGGCGGCTACGTCGCCAACCTGATGAACGCCGCCCTCGACGTCGGCGTGGCCTCGATCGCCCAGGGTGCGATCGGCATGTACGCCGGCGCCGTCCGCGAGCTGCTCGGGCTCGACGACGACCGCGTCGTCGTGTGCGGTGTCTCGCTGGGGCGCCCCGACGAGGAGCACCCGGTCAACACCTTCCGCACCAGCCGGGCGGCGCTCGAGGACCTCGTCACCGTCGTCGAGCGGCCGTGA
- a CDS encoding enoyl-CoA hydratase-related protein, whose product MTSAAGVLEVERDGAVLVLTMNRPRQRNALDRELTDALSAALDLLDDDPSLHVGILAGRGPAFCAGTDLHEPSSPATDRGGEYGLVRRRRGTPLVAAVEGPALGGGFELVLACDLVVPGTDARFGLPEVARGLVATCAGLFRSADRLPPAIAAEMLLTGDPVGAERAHQVGLVNVLAEPGQALERARELAARITRNSPDAVSASLRALHDSRGPAEAAGWTATDLAIARIAQSPDPAEGIGAFFDKRPPRWSR is encoded by the coding sequence GTGACCTCCGCCGCCGGCGTCCTGGAGGTCGAGCGGGACGGCGCCGTCCTCGTGCTGACGATGAACCGGCCGCGCCAGCGCAACGCCCTCGACCGCGAGCTCACCGACGCGCTGTCGGCCGCCCTCGACCTCCTCGACGACGACCCGTCGCTGCACGTCGGCATCCTGGCCGGCCGGGGGCCGGCGTTCTGCGCCGGCACCGACCTGCACGAGCCCAGCAGCCCGGCCACCGACCGCGGCGGCGAGTACGGCCTCGTCCGGCGGCGCCGGGGCACGCCGCTGGTGGCCGCGGTCGAGGGACCCGCCCTCGGCGGCGGCTTCGAGCTGGTGCTGGCCTGCGACCTGGTCGTCCCCGGCACGGACGCCCGCTTCGGCCTGCCCGAGGTGGCCCGCGGCCTGGTCGCCACCTGCGCCGGCCTCTTCCGGTCCGCCGACCGGCTGCCGCCCGCGATCGCGGCCGAGATGCTCCTCACCGGCGACCCCGTCGGGGCCGAGCGGGCCCACCAGGTCGGCCTGGTCAACGTGCTCGCCGAGCCCGGTCAGGCCCTCGAGCGGGCCCGCGAGCTCGCCGCCCGCATCACCCGCAACTCCCCGGACGCCGTGTCGGCGTCGCTGCGCGCGCTGCACGACTCGCGTGGCCCGGCCGAGGCCGCGGGGTGGACCGCGACCGACCTCGCCATCGCCCGGATCGCGCAGTCGCCCGACCCCGCCGAGGGCATCGGCGCGTTCTTCGACAAGCGCCCGCCGCGCTGGAGCCGCTGA
- a CDS encoding DUF3817 domain-containing protein has product MSTAGRPTGAASRASAGPEPDRLLTPQRLFRTVAVAEAITWALLLVGMVLKRVTETTDLGVQVFGPLHGVVFVAYCVTTVVVAVDQRWTIGRTLLGLLASIPPFVTVVFDLLAERRGAFGAWRLTTGPAERGVDRPVGWLLRNPVRGLLAALAVVAVLTGLALLVGPPVGS; this is encoded by the coding sequence GTGAGCACCGCAGGGCGTCCCACGGGTGCCGCGTCCCGCGCCTCCGCCGGACCGGAACCCGACCGCCTCCTCACCCCGCAGCGGCTGTTCCGCACCGTCGCGGTGGCGGAGGCGATCACGTGGGCGCTGCTGCTCGTGGGGATGGTGCTGAAGCGGGTCACCGAGACCACCGACCTCGGCGTCCAGGTCTTTGGCCCGCTGCACGGCGTCGTCTTCGTCGCCTACTGCGTCACGACCGTCGTCGTCGCGGTCGACCAGCGCTGGACGATCGGGCGGACGCTGCTCGGCCTGCTCGCCTCGATCCCGCCGTTCGTGACCGTCGTCTTCGACCTCCTGGCCGAGCGGCGCGGCGCGTTCGGGGCCTGGCGGCTCACGACCGGGCCCGCCGAGCGCGGCGTCGACCGGCCCGTCGGCTGGCTGCTGCGCAACCCCGTCCGCGGCCTGCTCGCGGCCCTGGCCGTCGTCGCCGTCCTGACCGGCCTCGCGCTGCTCGTCGGCCCGCCCGTCGGCTCCTGA
- the purQ gene encoding phosphoribosylformylglycinamidine synthase subunit PurQ: MRVGVVTFPGSLDDADAQRAVRIGGHEAVALWHGDHDLRGVDAVVLPGGFSYGDYLRCGAISRFAPVMTEVVAAAGRGMPVLGICNGFQILCESHLLPGALVRNDHQKFVCRDQRLRIENVATPWTASYTDGQEVTVVLKNGEGGFVADVATLDRLEGEGRVVARYLDQNPNGSLRDIAGITNERGNVVGLMPHPEHAVEELTGAGTDGLGFFTSLAAAAFAS; the protein is encoded by the coding sequence GTGAGGGTCGGGGTCGTCACCTTCCCCGGCTCGCTCGACGACGCCGACGCCCAGCGCGCCGTCCGGATCGGCGGCCACGAGGCCGTCGCGCTGTGGCACGGCGACCACGACCTGCGCGGGGTCGACGCCGTCGTCCTGCCCGGCGGCTTCTCCTACGGCGACTACCTGCGCTGCGGCGCGATCTCCCGCTTCGCGCCGGTGATGACCGAGGTCGTCGCCGCCGCCGGGAGGGGGATGCCCGTGCTCGGCATCTGCAACGGCTTCCAGATCCTGTGCGAGTCGCACCTGCTGCCCGGTGCGCTCGTGCGCAACGACCACCAGAAGTTCGTCTGCCGCGACCAGCGCCTGCGCATCGAGAACGTCGCGACCCCGTGGACGGCGTCCTACACCGACGGGCAGGAGGTGACGGTCGTGCTCAAGAACGGAGAGGGCGGCTTCGTCGCCGACGTCGCCACGCTCGACCGGCTCGAGGGCGAGGGGCGCGTCGTGGCCCGCTACCTCGACCAGAACCCCAACGGCTCGCTGCGCGACATCGCCGGCATCACCAACGAGCGCGGCAACGTCGTCGGCCTGATGCCGCACCCCGAGCACGCCGTCGAGGAGCTCACCGGCGCCGGCACCGACGGCCTCGGCTTCTTCACCTCGCTCGCCGCCGCCGCGTTCGCCTCGTGA
- the purS gene encoding phosphoribosylformylglycinamidine synthase subunit PurS has protein sequence MPKVVVDVMPKPEILDPQGKAVLGALPRLGFVGVADVRQGKRFELDFEGEVTEAVLAEVRDMAEKLLSNPVIEDFTVRVEDAVR, from the coding sequence GTGCCCAAGGTCGTCGTCGACGTGATGCCCAAGCCCGAGATCCTCGACCCCCAGGGGAAGGCGGTGCTCGGAGCCCTGCCGCGGCTCGGGTTCGTCGGCGTGGCCGACGTCCGCCAGGGCAAGCGCTTCGAGCTCGACTTCGAGGGCGAGGTCACCGAGGCCGTCCTCGCCGAGGTGCGCGACATGGCCGAGAAGCTGCTGTCGAACCCCGTGATCGAGGACTTCACCGTCCGCGTCGAGGACGCCGTCCGGTGA
- a CDS encoding general stress protein, translating to MSTPTGRGRPGPTTPLRLEFPQSLAVYDDYAQAQKTVDFLSDEHFPVENCMIVGTDLKRIERITGRLTTGRVALAGAASGAWFGLFIGVVLTLFTDESAVATILSTVLFGALFFLIWSLLGYAMTRGQRDFQSVTQVVATRYEVLVEHKVAGQARELLAGLPGALPDPFA from the coding sequence ATGTCGACACCCACCGGCCGCGGACGCCCCGGCCCCACCACCCCGCTGCGCCTGGAGTTCCCGCAGTCGCTGGCGGTGTACGACGACTACGCGCAGGCCCAGAAGACCGTCGACTTCCTGTCCGACGAGCACTTCCCGGTCGAGAACTGCATGATCGTCGGCACCGACCTCAAGCGCATCGAGCGGATCACCGGCCGCCTCACCACCGGCCGGGTCGCGCTGGCCGGGGCTGCGTCGGGCGCCTGGTTCGGCCTGTTCATCGGGGTCGTGCTGACCCTGTTCACCGACGAGAGCGCGGTCGCGACGATCCTGTCGACGGTGCTCTTCGGTGCGCTCTTCTTCCTGATCTGGTCGCTGCTCGGCTACGCGATGACCCGCGGCCAGCGCGACTTCCAGTCGGTCACGCAGGTCGTCGCCACCCGATACGAGGTCCTCGTCGAGCACAAGGTCGCCGGCCAGGCGCGCGAGCTCCTCGCCGGGCTGCCCGGGGCGCTGCCCGACCCGTTCGCCTGA
- a CDS encoding long-chain-fatty-acid--CoA ligase has protein sequence MTDYNLATLLEDSAAAHPDRDAIVLGATRLTYAQVDGAANQVAGLLASRGIERGDKVALSCPNLPYFTIAYFGILKAGATVVPLNVLLKGREVAYHLADSGAKAYLCFQGTPELPIGQEGHSGFQATESCEHFLVITADPAAESPIESTETMGRAMAGQPPTFASVATDEDDTAVILYTSGTTGQPKGAELRHRNMRDNALAGADLFGADAATPDTYLCVLPLFHSFGQTVIQNGAFAFGGTVVMLPRFEARPALELMLEHEVSFFAGVPTMYWGLLGALEDGVDVSAIAANLRIAAAGGSALPVEVHKDFEKRFGVTILEGYGLSETSPVASFSRLGEPVRVGSIGTPIPGVEMKLLAPESWEEIEPGGPAGGVGEIAIRGHNIMKGYHGRPDATAEAIQDGWFRSGDLGRKDDDGWYYIVDRSKDMIIRGGFNVYPREIEEVLLTHPDVSLAAVIGVPHESHGEEIKAVVIRAKDATVTEDELVAWGKEQMAAYKYPRVVEFVEALPMTATGKILKRELS, from the coding sequence GTGACGGACTACAACCTGGCCACCCTCCTCGAGGACAGCGCCGCAGCCCACCCCGACCGCGACGCGATCGTCCTCGGGGCCACCCGGCTGACCTACGCGCAGGTCGACGGCGCGGCCAACCAGGTCGCCGGGCTGCTGGCCTCCCGGGGCATCGAGCGCGGCGACAAGGTGGCGCTGAGCTGCCCGAACCTGCCGTACTTCACGATCGCCTACTTCGGGATCCTCAAGGCGGGGGCGACCGTCGTCCCGCTCAACGTGCTGCTCAAGGGCCGGGAGGTGGCCTACCACCTCGCCGACTCCGGGGCGAAGGCCTACCTCTGCTTCCAGGGCACGCCCGAGCTGCCGATCGGCCAGGAGGGCCACAGCGGCTTCCAGGCCACCGAGTCGTGCGAGCACTTCCTCGTCATCACCGCCGACCCGGCCGCGGAGAGCCCGATCGAGAGCACCGAGACGATGGGCCGCGCGATGGCCGGGCAGCCGCCGACGTTCGCCTCGGTCGCCACCGACGAGGACGACACCGCGGTCATCCTCTACACCTCCGGCACCACGGGCCAGCCCAAGGGTGCCGAGCTGCGGCACCGCAACATGCGCGACAACGCGCTGGCCGGGGCCGACCTCTTCGGGGCCGACGCGGCCACGCCCGACACCTACCTCTGCGTCCTGCCGCTGTTCCACTCCTTCGGCCAGACCGTCATCCAGAACGGCGCCTTCGCCTTCGGCGGGACCGTCGTCATGCTGCCGCGCTTCGAGGCGCGGCCGGCGCTCGAGCTGATGCTCGAGCACGAGGTGAGCTTCTTCGCCGGCGTCCCGACGATGTACTGGGGCCTGCTCGGTGCGCTCGAGGACGGCGTCGACGTCAGCGCCATCGCGGCGAACCTGCGGATCGCCGCGGCCGGTGGCTCGGCGCTGCCGGTCGAGGTGCACAAGGACTTCGAGAAGCGGTTCGGGGTGACCATCCTCGAGGGCTACGGGCTCTCCGAGACCAGCCCGGTCGCGTCGTTCAGCCGGCTCGGCGAGCCGGTGCGGGTCGGCTCGATCGGCACGCCGATCCCGGGCGTGGAGATGAAGCTGCTCGCGCCCGAGTCCTGGGAGGAGATCGAGCCCGGCGGACCCGCGGGCGGGGTCGGCGAGATCGCCATCAGGGGCCACAACATCATGAAGGGCTACCACGGCCGCCCCGACGCCACCGCCGAGGCCATCCAGGACGGCTGGTTCCGCTCCGGCGACCTCGGCCGCAAGGACGACGACGGCTGGTACTACATCGTCGACCGGTCCAAGGACATGATCATCCGCGGCGGCTTCAACGTCTACCCCCGCGAGATCGAGGAGGTGCTCCTCACCCACCCCGACGTCTCCCTCGCCGCCGTCATCGGCGTGCCGCACGAGAGCCACGGCGAGGAGATCAAGGCCGTCGTCATCCGCGCCAAGGACGCCACCGTCACCGAGGACGAGCTCGTCGCCTGGGGCAAGGAGCAGATGGCCGCCTACAAGTACCCGCGCGTCGTCGAGTTCGTCGAGGCCCTGCCGATGACGGCGACCGGGAAGATCCTCAAGCGCGAGCTGTCGTAG
- a CDS encoding MMPL family transporter, whose amino-acid sequence MELLKSWKYRLPHLVGRRLSWVVVVVAILFSGALLGAGIQAEESDNSTANLPTDAESAQVARLQEQLGTAEYTPAIVVLDRGGEQLTAADRQAVEEKVGSLQEFAAEGQQAFPVLAEDGAAAFIGVPFATDTPEDELAGPIEDLRAAASEGLPDGLEAQVTGGPAFIVDLSKVFDGADVRLLAVTASVVALLLLVTYRSPWLWLVPLSVVGVADQVAVQLVAIGTKLFGFTTDGASVGITSVLVFGAGTNYALLLIARYREELRREDDRYAAMRRALERAAPAILASSGTVVLALLCLGLADNPTSRNIGFGGAIGIVTAVVYALLVLPAAMTCFGRRLFWPFVPRVGQDDPSRTGVWAKVGASVTRRPVLVSVAGVLVLVVLALPVIGLKVGLSETEQFRATPEAVTGQEVLAEHFPAGSSQPTVVVVPAAARDAVAAAIGDVDGVQRVDESGEADGRAVLSAVLTAEPASEAAFDVVEQVRAAATGVDGAAMVGGPDAEALDAADAADRDQRLIVPLILGVVLVVLLVLLRSVVAAVVLVLTVVATYAASLGASWVAFTQWFGFPALDLSVPLLSFLFLVALGVDYNIFLTTRAKEEAEEHDTTTAISVALAVTGGVITSAGILLAAVFTVLGVLPLIVLTQIGVIVGFGVLLDTLLVRSVLVPALVALLGRRFWWPGHLSRRSEDDPGRHRGSVAASPTAE is encoded by the coding sequence GTGGAACTACTTAAGTCGTGGAAGTACCGTCTGCCGCACCTGGTCGGCCGCCGGCTCAGCTGGGTCGTCGTCGTGGTGGCGATCCTGTTCTCGGGTGCGCTCCTGGGTGCCGGGATCCAGGCCGAGGAGTCCGACAACTCCACCGCCAACCTCCCGACCGACGCCGAGTCGGCCCAGGTCGCGCGCCTGCAGGAGCAGCTCGGCACCGCCGAGTACACCCCGGCGATCGTCGTCCTCGACCGCGGCGGCGAGCAGCTCACCGCGGCGGACCGCCAGGCCGTCGAGGAGAAGGTCGGGTCGCTCCAGGAGTTCGCCGCCGAGGGCCAGCAGGCCTTCCCGGTCCTCGCCGAGGACGGCGCCGCCGCGTTCATCGGCGTCCCGTTCGCGACCGACACGCCCGAGGACGAGCTCGCCGGCCCGATCGAGGACCTGCGCGCGGCGGCCTCGGAGGGTCTGCCCGACGGGTTGGAGGCCCAGGTGACCGGCGGGCCGGCGTTCATCGTCGACCTGTCGAAGGTCTTCGACGGCGCCGACGTGCGCCTGCTCGCCGTGACCGCCTCCGTCGTCGCGCTGCTCCTGCTCGTCACCTACCGCAGCCCCTGGCTGTGGCTGGTGCCGCTGAGCGTGGTCGGGGTGGCCGACCAGGTCGCCGTCCAGCTCGTCGCAATCGGCACCAAGCTCTTCGGCTTCACCACCGACGGCGCCTCGGTCGGCATCACCTCGGTGCTGGTGTTCGGCGCCGGCACCAACTACGCCCTGCTGCTCATCGCGCGCTACCGCGAGGAGCTGCGCCGCGAGGACGACCGGTACGCCGCCATGCGCCGCGCCCTCGAACGGGCCGCCCCGGCCATCCTGGCCAGCTCGGGCACCGTCGTGCTGGCGCTGCTCTGCCTGGGCCTGGCCGACAACCCGACCAGCCGGAACATCGGCTTCGGTGGGGCGATCGGCATCGTCACCGCGGTCGTCTACGCGCTGCTGGTGCTGCCGGCCGCGATGACCTGCTTCGGACGCCGTCTCTTCTGGCCCTTCGTCCCGAGGGTGGGCCAGGACGACCCGTCCCGCACCGGGGTGTGGGCCAAGGTCGGCGCCTCCGTCACCCGGCGACCGGTGCTGGTCAGCGTGGCCGGCGTGCTGGTGCTCGTCGTCCTGGCGCTCCCGGTGATCGGCCTCAAGGTGGGGCTGTCCGAGACCGAGCAGTTCCGCGCCACCCCCGAGGCCGTCACCGGCCAGGAGGTCCTGGCCGAGCACTTCCCGGCGGGCTCCTCCCAGCCGACCGTCGTCGTCGTCCCGGCCGCCGCGCGGGACGCCGTCGCCGCCGCGATCGGTGACGTCGACGGCGTGCAGCGCGTCGACGAGTCCGGTGAGGCGGACGGGCGCGCCGTGCTGTCGGCCGTCCTCACCGCGGAGCCGGCCTCCGAGGCCGCCTTCGACGTCGTCGAGCAGGTCCGCGCGGCCGCCACCGGGGTCGACGGCGCCGCGATGGTCGGCGGCCCCGACGCCGAGGCGCTCGACGCGGCCGACGCGGCCGACCGCGACCAGCGGCTGATCGTGCCGCTGATCCTCGGGGTGGTGCTGGTCGTGCTGCTGGTCCTGCTGCGCTCGGTGGTGGCCGCGGTGGTGCTCGTGCTGACGGTGGTGGCGACGTACGCCGCGAGCCTCGGCGCCAGCTGGGTCGCCTTCACCCAGTGGTTCGGGTTCCCGGCGCTCGACCTGAGCGTGCCGCTGCTGAGCTTCCTCTTCCTGGTGGCGCTCGGCGTCGACTACAACATCTTCCTCACCACGCGGGCCAAGGAGGAGGCCGAGGAGCACGACACGACCACGGCGATCTCGGTGGCGCTCGCCGTCACCGGCGGCGTCATCACCAGCGCCGGGATCCTGCTCGCCGCGGTCTTCACCGTGCTCGGCGTGCTGCCGCTGATCGTGCTCACCCAGATCGGCGTCATCGTCGGCTTCGGCGTGCTGCTCGACACCCTCCTGGTGCGCAGCGTGCTGGTGCCGGCCCTGGTGGCGCTGCTCGGTCGCCGGTTCTGGTGGCCCGGCCACCTCTCGCGCCGGTCGGAGGACGACCCGGGCCGGCACCGCGGGAGCGTGGCGGCCTCACCCACGGCTGAGTAG
- a CDS encoding MarR family winged helix-turn-helix transcriptional regulator produces the protein MPPATSARRPDPGRSEEARRVTRALRRYATESDLYVAAAGRESAMHRTDLNGLALVMDLGLQGEPATPGRLSATMQLSAPATSAMLDRLERQGHVTRTPHPEDRRSVVVGVTEHALDVGGRMFARLAAHLAPVLDGRTDEELALIATFLEEVGEATGAARRDVAAADD, from the coding sequence GTGCCTCCCGCCACATCCGCCCGCCGTCCCGATCCCGGCCGCTCCGAGGAGGCCCGCCGCGTGACGCGGGCCCTGCGCCGCTACGCGACGGAGTCCGACCTGTACGTCGCCGCGGCCGGCCGCGAGAGCGCGATGCACCGCACCGACCTCAACGGCCTGGCCCTGGTCATGGACCTCGGCCTCCAGGGCGAGCCGGCCACCCCGGGCCGGCTCAGCGCCACGATGCAGCTCAGCGCGCCCGCGACGTCGGCGATGCTCGACCGCCTGGAGCGCCAGGGCCACGTCACCCGCACGCCGCACCCCGAGGACCGCCGCTCGGTCGTCGTCGGGGTCACCGAGCACGCCCTCGACGTCGGCGGCCGGATGTTCGCCCGCCTCGCCGCCCACCTCGCCCCCGTCCTCGACGGGCGCACCGACGAGGAGCTCGCCCTCATCGCCACCTTCCTCGAGGAGGTCGGCGAGGCCACCGGCGCCGCCCGGCGCGACGTCGCGGCCGCCGACGACTGA
- a CDS encoding NAD(P)H-binding protein, translating into MSSVPAQGDPRPDRPVPTEPTALRVLVTGSTGYVGSRLVPELLDAGHTVLAATRHESSLGDYPWGDRVEARTFDVGDDDVVRAAVRGVDAVIYLVHSMESDDFVAKDRAAAERMAAACADAGVERIVYLSGLVPDGDLSDHLRSRLEVEQVFLDAPVPATVLRAAMVVGSGSTSYELLRRLSERVPLVTPVPSWMCRKIQPVAVEDVVHLVGRALLGDPRNRHYDIGGDEVVTYPELLARYAEVAGLRRVRFPVPFVPRWVVGRACALISGMDRPTVTSLVESLSHDMVCGEDAVRRDVLEPGYTFTGLTEALERSRADRAQPGTSQAGDVQAAAGTDPD; encoded by the coding sequence ATGTCCAGCGTGCCCGCCCAGGGCGACCCCCGTCCCGACCGCCCGGTCCCGACCGAGCCGACGGCGTTGCGGGTGCTCGTCACCGGGTCCACCGGCTACGTCGGCTCGCGGCTGGTGCCCGAGCTCCTCGACGCCGGCCACACGGTGCTGGCCGCCACCCGCCACGAGTCCTCGCTCGGCGACTACCCCTGGGGCGACCGGGTCGAGGCGCGCACCTTCGACGTCGGGGACGACGACGTCGTCCGGGCCGCCGTCCGCGGCGTCGACGCGGTGATCTACCTCGTGCACTCGATGGAGTCCGACGACTTCGTCGCCAAGGACCGGGCCGCCGCCGAGCGGATGGCCGCGGCCTGTGCCGACGCCGGCGTCGAGCGGATCGTCTACCTCTCCGGCCTGGTCCCCGACGGCGACCTGTCGGACCACCTGCGCTCGCGGCTCGAGGTCGAGCAGGTCTTCCTCGACGCCCCCGTGCCCGCCACCGTGCTCCGCGCCGCGATGGTCGTCGGCTCCGGGTCGACGTCCTACGAGCTGCTGCGCCGGCTCAGCGAGCGCGTCCCGCTGGTGACCCCCGTGCCGTCGTGGATGTGCCGCAAGATCCAGCCCGTCGCCGTCGAGGACGTCGTCCACCTCGTCGGCCGCGCGCTGCTCGGCGACCCGCGCAACCGGCACTACGACATCGGCGGGGACGAGGTCGTCACCTACCCCGAGCTCCTCGCGCGCTACGCCGAGGTGGCCGGCCTGCGGCGGGTCCGCTTCCCCGTGCCGTTCGTCCCGCGGTGGGTCGTCGGGCGCGCCTGCGCGCTGATCAGCGGCATGGACCGCCCCACGGTGACCTCGCTCGTGGAGAGCCTGTCGCACGACATGGTCTGCGGCGAGGACGCCGTCCGCCGCGACGTGCTGGAGCCGGGCTACACCTTCACCGGGCTCACCGAGGCGCTCGAGCGCTCGCGCGCCGACCGTGCCCAGCCGGGCACCTCTCAGGCCGGCGACGTCCAGGCGGCCGCCGGCACCGACCCCGACTGA
- a CDS encoding SRPBCC family protein yields MSAPVRFAVSCEEAYDYLVDPANRAEWQSSLRGVADVVGPDGVVGQSWTDLTVARVNPRMELTDADRPHRWSERGTWRRFHATLTLTFVPAGEGCDVGVTMHLQATGPARPLALALGRLAPAAVRSDLRRAARILAAR; encoded by the coding sequence GTGAGCGCCCCGGTCCGCTTCGCGGTGTCCTGCGAGGAGGCCTACGACTACCTCGTCGACCCCGCCAACCGCGCCGAGTGGCAGTCGAGCCTGCGCGGCGTCGCCGACGTCGTCGGCCCCGACGGCGTCGTCGGCCAGAGCTGGACCGACCTCACCGTCGCCCGGGTGAACCCGCGGATGGAGCTCACCGACGCGGATCGTCCGCACCGGTGGTCCGAGCGCGGCACCTGGCGCCGGTTCCACGCGACCCTCACGCTGACCTTCGTGCCCGCCGGCGAGGGCTGCGACGTCGGCGTGACGATGCACCTGCAGGCCACGGGACCGGCCCGGCCCCTGGCCCTGGCGCTCGGCAGGCTCGCCCCGGCCGCCGTCCGGTCCGACCTGCGGCGCGCCGCGAGGATCCTCGCCGCCCGCTGA
- a CDS encoding phosphoribosylaminoimidazolesuccinocarboxamide synthase, whose translation MPDAPAIAGARHLHSGKVRDLYEIEGGPHAGHLLVVASDRISIFDFVLDSVIPDKGEILTRMSLWWFEQLRDLVPHHVVSTDVPDAVAGRAVVCQKLEMYPVECVVRGYLTGSGLLDYAATAPDHEVCGIALPAGLVDGSRLPEPIFTPATKAELGDHDENVSYAAVEAAVGADAAATLRDLTLAVYGRADALARERGIVLADTKLEFGTDAAGRVVLGDEVLTPDSSRFWPAEAWEPGRAQPSYDKQIVRNWALSPESGWDRASGEAPPPLPPEVVERTRSRYVEAYELLTGERW comes from the coding sequence ATCCCTGACGCGCCGGCCATCGCGGGGGCGCGGCACCTCCACTCCGGGAAGGTGCGCGACCTCTACGAGATCGAGGGCGGCCCGCACGCCGGGCACCTGCTCGTGGTCGCCAGCGACCGGATCTCGATCTTCGACTTCGTCCTCGACTCGGTGATCCCCGACAAGGGCGAGATCCTCACCCGGATGTCGCTGTGGTGGTTCGAGCAGCTGCGCGACCTGGTGCCCCACCACGTCGTCTCGACCGACGTCCCGGACGCCGTCGCGGGTCGCGCCGTCGTGTGCCAGAAGCTCGAGATGTACCCCGTCGAGTGCGTCGTGCGCGGCTACCTCACCGGGTCGGGCCTGCTCGACTACGCCGCCACCGCGCCCGACCACGAGGTGTGCGGCATCGCGCTGCCGGCCGGGCTCGTCGACGGCAGCCGGCTGCCCGAGCCGATCTTCACGCCGGCCACCAAGGCCGAGCTCGGCGACCACGACGAGAACGTGTCCTACGCCGCCGTCGAGGCCGCCGTCGGCGCCGACGCCGCCGCCACCCTGCGCGACCTCACCCTCGCCGTGTACGGCCGCGCCGACGCGCTCGCGCGCGAGCGCGGCATCGTGCTGGCCGACACCAAGCTCGAGTTCGGCACCGACGCGGCGGGGCGGGTGGTCCTCGGCGACGAGGTGCTGACCCCCGACTCCTCGCGCTTCTGGCCGGCCGAGGCGTGGGAGCCCGGCCGCGCGCAGCCGTCCTACGACAAGCAGATCGTCCGCAACTGGGCCCTCTCGCCCGAGTCCGGCTGGGACCGCGCGAGCGGCGAGGCGCCCCCGCCGCTCCCACCCGAGGTCGTCGAGCGCACGCGGTCGCGCTACGTCGAGGCCTACGAGCTGCTCACCGGCGAGCGCTGGTGA